In Paludibaculum fermentans, the genomic stretch GTGACAATTCGCAATCTGACATTCGGCTACGGTGGTGCGGAAAATAACGGCAACTTGCTATCTCAGGGCATAGCGGGCACCGGTCTGGCTTCCGCTTTGAGCCAGTCATATCAGTATGACAGGCTGAACAGAATCACCAAGGTAGGCGAAGGCACGACCTGGAACCGCAATTTCGATTACGATCAATACGGCAATGGGTGGGTGTCCGCCTACACTCCGAGTTCCTTTGCCCCGGATCCGTCCACACCCCAATCGCAGGGGACGATCAACGCCGACACGAATCAGACAGGCATAGCTGGATCTACTTGGGACGGCGCGGGCAATCTAAACAACATCGGGACAGGGAGTTTTCTTTTCTACTATGATGCGGAAAACCGCATGATCCGCAGCGTGCTGGGCTCGGCGACGGTGTACCAGTATGATGGGCAAGGTCGGCGTGTGGCGAGGATCGACTGTCCCTCGAATATGACTACCTGCGACGCGGCCACTGCGGGGGCGGCGGTGACCTCGTTTGCTTACGACGCCCAAGGCCAATTGGCGGCGGAGTATTCGAATCATCCTTCCTCGCAGCCCTGCACCACCTGTTACCTGCTCGCTGACCATCTCGGGAGCACCAGGGTGATGACCGACAGCATCGGAACGGCCGTTCAGTGTCACGATTACCTGCCGTTTGGTGAGGAGTTGCTCGCTGGTACATCCGGACGGAATGGATGCTACTTACCGGCCAGCGGATCCGGTGTGCTGTTTACCGGCAAGGAGCGGGATGCCGAGACGAGCCTCGATTACTTCGGGGCACGGTATTACTCGAGCGCACAAGGTCGCTTTACCTCGCCAGATGAGTTCCCCGGCGGCATCGTTGATCCATTCACAGACCAGCAGGCGAGCCAACCAGGGCCGCTTCCTTACGCCGACATCACTGACCCGCAGACATTGAACAAGTACGGGTATGTTCGGAACAACCCGCTCCGGTACACCGATCCTGATGGACATGACTGGCAAGATGCAGTCGAGTTTGTGGCTGGCGTCGGCAGAGGAGTAGCCGCAAGCGAGAGCTTCGGTGCAGTTGGTGCGCCGAGTGAGTCCGACTCGATGTCAAGCAGGATAGGACAGGCCGTTGGCACCGGCGTAGTTGGGGTCGTTGGAGCCATTGCGAGCGTTGGAGGAATCACTGGCGGTGTGCTTACAGCGCCGACAGGAGTGGGTGCGCTGGCAGGAGGCGCAGTCGCATTAAAAGGTGCCGCCTCGGCGGTGGGAGCCGCCAAGAACTTAGGCGCAATTCTAACTGCGCCGATGCAGCGCTCCTCGGATTCAGGTTCGTATACAAACACGCATGAAAGCGGTGCGGTCTACGTCGGTAAAGGAGATCGTGCGAGGTCGCAAGCTTCTGGACGGAGGGTTGCGAAGGAGACCGGGGATAAGCACGTTGCGACCGACCACACGTCTGCATCTAGTTCGAGAGAGGGATTCAAGGCTGAGTCTCGGCGCATGGATCAGGCTAGGAGTGAGGGTAAAAAGCTGTACAATAAGAGAGAGTCACCGGGCAAAAAGATGCGGCAACAAGATGGCGAAAACTGACATCTACGCCAAATATCGGGCCACTGGTCAGCAGCTCCAGAATCTGCGCACCATTGATCTTGGAGGGGGGCGTGCCGCGCTTTGGATGGACTCTGATTGCCTTGAAGCTTGCGTAGACTATTTTATTCGGAATAAACTATACGGAATCGCAATCTCGCCACTTGATGGCTTCAAGTTGTCAGATCTCGGCTTTCTGACTAGATGCGTTCCGGCAGTCGAGCACCTAGTTGTTCTCCACGTAGATATGATCGACGTATCCGCCCTTAATGACCTCCGTCTGCTCCGCAGCTTGCATATGACCGGGAGACCCAAGCAGAAACTGGACATCGCTAATCTCGACGCTCTGCATGAACTCGATGTTCAATGGTGGCCGAAATTGCGATTTGATGGGCGTCTTCCCAAGCTGCGTGTGTTGAAACTTAAGGGCTACCGCTCGAATGTTAACGGGGCTTTGGACTTACCCGCCCTTCAGGAATTGGAAGATCTGGAGTTGATTCAAACACCCATTCCCAGCCTTGCAGGTATCGACAGGTTTCCTGGGCTGAGGCGGTTGGCGTGCTATTATCTGCCGAAACTTCGCCACATCGCTCCCGTTGGGCATTCTTTTTGCGATAGGGATCTTACGACTCTTGAGTTCGGCCATTGCCCACACATCACAGATAACGACAGTGTTAGCTCAATCAGATCTTTGAGAACCTTGTGGTTCAATCATTGCGGGAAGGTGCCATCTCTGCGGTTCCTGGATGCGTTGCCTGAGCTCCAAAATTTCCGCTTTGTGGGCACGGAAGTACTAGATGGAGACCTGGCGCCTTGTCTGCGCATTCCATCAGTTGGATTCTCTGACAAGAAGACCTACTCTCATCGCTACGCAGATTTTGAGGCTAGGTCTAGCAGGGCATGATAGGAGAATTTATGGCGAATCCCTTTCCAAGCGATGATAACGGTCGTGTTCTACTTCGAATGCAAGAGAATGGCGATGATCTAGCAAAGCCTCGGGATATTGATTTCACGGTCGTGTTTCCCGGGCAGAGTTCTGCGGTGGCATTTGCGGACTACTTCAGGCGATCCGGATACAAAGTTTCCGTCGAAAAGACAGGATCTGTTCCCGAGTTGCCTTGGGATGTGATCGTTGTGAAGCATATGATCCCGTCGCACAACGAAATCGCTGAGTTCGAAAATACGCTCTCGGATTTCGCTTCGCCGTTGGGAGGGCGTAACGATGGGTGGGGGTGCTTTGCTCAGCCGACACGCCATTGACCTGGAGCATCCCCCTCTGGGCTTCGAGCTTGACTACCCAGAAGGCGGTTGAAAGGCGACAATTTGGAAAGGCGACAGCCTGACCCGTCCCACTTTGTAAGTAATTGAACGAATAGAACTTATAGATGACTGCGTGCACCTCGCCAAGCTCTTGGCATGTACTGCCGAGATCCGTCTGGTCGCCGCGCCAGACGCATAAGTGACGCAGCGTGAATAGCATGCGGTGAGCGCTACGCGAACCCCAGGTCCTCCGACCCGACAGCTCTACTTCATCGGGCCATCAGGCGATGCGGACTGACGCCGCTTCCATTCATCCGGCAGCCACTCGGCCAAGTCGCTGATGCGCACCGACGGCAGGTTGGTTAGCAACTGCGTCAGGTACAGTTGCGGATCCACGTCGTGACGGCGGCATGTACTCGTCAGGCTCGCCAGAATCGCTGCGGTCCGGCCTCCGCGCGCGTTGCCCACGAAGAGGGAGTTCTTGCGGTTCAGCACCACTCGCTTCATTTCCCTTTCGCTGATGTTGTTGTCCAGCGGCACCGCTCCATCGGAGCAGAACACCGTCAGCTCCTCCCACTGGCTCAGTGCGTAGTTCAGCGCCTCGGCCATCGGATGCTTCGGCAGCAACTGTTCTTTCCAGCCCAGCAGCTTCTCCCGTAACTCCGTCACCACCGGCACCGAGTTCTCCTGGCGCAGCTTCAGCCGCTCCGCCACCGGAAGTCCGGTCGCCTGACGCTCCACAGAGTACAGCGCGCGCACCATCTCCACCACTACCCGCGCGATCTCCGGCGCCGCCTTCTCCGCGTCCACTACCTTGCGACGGAAATGCGCCCAACACCTTGCGCGCGTGATCTCGTTGCCCGCCACCACGCCGTTGTATCCGCCGTAGGCATCGGCCAGCAAAACCTGCCGGTAATCTTTCAGAAAATGCTTCGGCCCGTCGCGGCCCCGGTTCAGCGTGAAGTCGAAGACGTTGTAGGCATGGTCGTCATCCCCCACATAGATCCACATCCGCGCATTCGCCGTTTTGCCTTTGCTCAGCATCGGCATGATGGTGTCGTCGGTGGCCACCACATGCGAGGACCGCACTCGCTGCGCCATCAATTCGTACAGCGGTTCGGCCAGGTCCGCCACATCGCCGCACCATACCGATTGGGTGGCGCGAGAAATCTCGAAGCCCTGCCGCGCGAAGATGTCTTCCAGCCGGTAGAGCGGCAGGTAGTCGGAATTATGTGGAAAGGCGACAGCCTGACCCGTCCCACTTCGTAAGCAATTGAACGAACAGAGCTTACTGGGAAAGGCGACAGCCTGACCCGTCCCACTTCGTAAGCAATTGAACGAACAGAGCTTACTGGGAACTCCGAGCACTTCGCCTCGGTTTTGGCATCTATTGACGGGATCTGTCTGGCCGCCTCGCCAGACGCATAAATGCCACAGCATCAACAGCATGCGGTTCACGCTGCGGCTCAATGCGCG encodes the following:
- the tnpC gene encoding IS66 family transposase, with amino-acid sequence MLGVPSKLCSFNCLRSGTGQAVAFPSKLCSFNCLRSGTGQAVAFPHNSDYLPLYRLEDIFARQGFEISRATQSVWCGDVADLAEPLYELMAQRVRSSHVVATDDTIMPMLSKGKTANARMWIYVGDDDHAYNVFDFTLNRGRDGPKHFLKDYRQVLLADAYGGYNGVVAGNEITRARCWAHFRRKVVDAEKAAPEIARVVVEMVRALYSVERQATGLPVAERLKLRQENSVPVVTELREKLLGWKEQLLPKHPMAEALNYALSQWEELTVFCSDGAVPLDNNISEREMKRVVLNRKNSLFVGNARGGRTAAILASLTSTCRRHDVDPQLYLTQLLTNLPSVRISDLAEWLPDEWKRRQSASPDGPMK
- a CDS encoding ribonuclease E inhibitor RraB, which gives rise to MANPFPSDDNGRVLLRMQENGDDLAKPRDIDFTVVFPGQSSAVAFADYFRRSGYKVSVEKTGSVPELPWDVIVVKHMIPSHNEIAEFENTLSDFASPLGGRNDGWGCFAQPTRH
- a CDS encoding RHS repeat-associated core domain-containing protein, whose amino-acid sequence is MTTYAYDAMDNLTDVYQGVQHREFRYDQLGRLRTAKNPENGTTTYAYDKNGNLISKLSGNDYTCFGPVVTSPPACNASADFDSSGATNYYDALNRPTSKQYSDGTTPSVTYRYSEDLSGGPLNYQKGRLTSIVSGNTTIQFNSFDAAGRVLRHTQTTTGAVGSPYVFGYQYNTGGLLTQLTYPSGRVVSTTYDDAGRAGKVLGQLGSVSTAYAGPPTGKIYIQYAPHGAVSQMLLAGGTSETWQMNEQHGYNSRLQPTSISLATTAGTPVTIRNLTFGYGGAENNGNLLSQGIAGTGLASALSQSYQYDRLNRITKVGEGTTWNRNFDYDQYGNGWVSAYTPSSFAPDPSTPQSQGTINADTNQTGIAGSTWDGAGNLNNIGTGSFLFYYDAENRMIRSVLGSATVYQYDGQGRRVARIDCPSNMTTCDAATAGAAVTSFAYDAQGQLAAEYSNHPSSQPCTTCYLLADHLGSTRVMTDSIGTAVQCHDYLPFGEELLAGTSGRNGCYLPASGSGVLFTGKERDAETSLDYFGARYYSSAQGRFTSPDEFPGGIVDPFTDQQASQPGPLPYADITDPQTLNKYGYVRNNPLRYTDPDGHDWQDAVEFVAGVGRGVAASESFGAVGAPSESDSMSSRIGQAVGTGVVGVVGAIASVGGITGGVLTAPTGVGALAGGAVALKGAASAVGAAKNLGAILTAPMQRSSDSGSYTNTHESGAVYVGKGDRARSQASGRRVAKETGDKHVATDHTSASSSREGFKAESRRMDQARSEGKKLYNKRESPGKKMRQQDGEN